In Xanthomonas sp. SI, the following are encoded in one genomic region:
- a CDS encoding CDP-alcohol phosphatidyltransferase family protein yields MVSIYALKGRFQDLLRPGVRGLYRLGVTANQVTVGAAAVSLLVAAWVFWRGPAQPLWYALLPAWMLLRMALNAVDGMLAREFGQQSRLGAYLNELSDVIADAALYLSLASVPGAGSGWLWALALAAALTEYAGVLGLMVGAGRRYDGPMGKSDRAFAIGLLGLLLAGGWVGAKTVDGFAIVLALLCAATVLRRVAAGLREGAPR; encoded by the coding sequence ATGGTTTCGATCTACGCATTGAAAGGACGCTTCCAGGACCTGCTGCGGCCCGGGGTGCGCGGCCTGTACCGGCTCGGGGTGACCGCCAACCAGGTCACCGTGGGCGCGGCCGCGGTGTCGCTGCTGGTCGCCGCCTGGGTGTTCTGGCGCGGGCCGGCGCAGCCGCTGTGGTACGCGCTGCTGCCGGCGTGGATGCTGCTGCGCATGGCCTTGAACGCGGTCGACGGCATGCTGGCGCGCGAGTTCGGCCAGCAGTCCAGGCTCGGCGCCTACCTCAACGAACTGAGCGACGTGATCGCCGATGCGGCGCTGTACCTGAGCCTGGCCAGCGTGCCCGGCGCGGGGTCCGGCTGGCTGTGGGCGCTGGCGCTGGCGGCGGCATTGACCGAGTATGCCGGGGTGTTGGGGCTGATGGTCGGCGCCGGACGGCGCTACGACGGACCGATGGGCAAGAGCGATCGCGCCTTCGCCATCGGCCTGCTGGGGCTGCTGCTGGCCGGCGGCTGGGTGGGGGCGAAGACGGTGGACGGGTTCGCGATCGTGCTGGCGCTGCTGTGCGCGGCGACGGTGCTGCGGCGCGTTGCCGCC